The proteins below come from a single Sphingomicrobium sediminis genomic window:
- a CDS encoding MFS transporter, producing MSWLPEPLRIANYRAFWSARLLATLAQLAMVTAIEYQVYTIARETMSIEAAALRLGFIGFIQFVPLFFLTPFSGWAADTMDRRTIAKIAITIEIFSALALGIATATGEISLPIIYIVAIFVGIARVLTGPSMGALASNIVPRELLPSAIALSSIAWKGATIIGPAVGGYLLAVSIETAYFFSVALFVGALIALFLISAINQEKSDRTNGPIAQVIAGIKYVRENRLVLGAISLDLFAVLLGSAVALLPIFATDIFGGGPDLFGHLRAAPAVGATAAALYFAIRPLKTEVGLKMLLAVGVFGLATIGFAFSRSIELTFLLLVIIGASDMLSVYVRSSLIQLYTPDQMRGRVGAVSTLSISASNELGDAESGLMASLFGPTMAAFIGGMGAVVVVFAWAIIFPELRKARDFNPPEPTASP from the coding sequence ATGAGCTGGCTTCCCGAACCCCTGCGCATCGCCAATTACCGTGCCTTCTGGTCGGCGCGCCTGCTCGCGACCCTGGCCCAGCTCGCGATGGTCACGGCCATCGAATATCAGGTCTACACGATCGCCCGCGAGACGATGAGCATCGAGGCCGCAGCGCTGCGCCTCGGATTCATCGGTTTCATCCAATTCGTGCCGCTCTTCTTCTTGACGCCATTTTCCGGCTGGGCAGCCGACACCATGGACCGCCGAACGATCGCGAAGATCGCCATCACCATCGAGATTTTCAGCGCGCTTGCGCTCGGCATCGCCACCGCGACCGGCGAGATCAGCCTCCCGATCATCTACATCGTCGCCATCTTCGTCGGTATCGCCCGGGTGCTGACCGGGCCGTCCATGGGCGCGCTGGCCTCCAACATCGTGCCGCGCGAGCTCCTGCCGAGCGCCATCGCTTTGTCCTCCATCGCCTGGAAGGGCGCGACGATCATCGGCCCCGCCGTCGGCGGCTACCTACTCGCGGTGTCCATCGAGACAGCCTATTTCTTCTCGGTCGCCCTATTCGTCGGCGCGCTGATTGCGCTCTTCCTCATCAGCGCGATCAACCAGGAAAAGAGCGACCGTACCAACGGTCCCATCGCGCAAGTCATCGCCGGCATAAAATATGTCCGCGAGAACCGGCTCGTTCTGGGAGCGATCAGCCTCGATCTTTTCGCCGTCCTGCTGGGCAGCGCCGTCGCCCTGCTCCCCATCTTCGCCACCGATATTTTCGGCGGCGGACCGGACCTGTTCGGCCACCTGCGCGCCGCTCCGGCTGTCGGCGCCACCGCCGCCGCGCTCTATTTCGCCATTCGACCGCTCAAGACCGAAGTCGGGCTCAAGATGCTCCTTGCCGTCGGCGTCTTCGGTCTCGCCACCATCGGGTTCGCCTTCTCGCGCAGCATCGAGCTCACCTTCCTGCTGCTCGTCATCATCGGCGCATCGGACATGCTCAGCGTTTATGTCCGCTCTTCACTCATCCAGCTTTATACGCCCGACCAGATGCGCGGCCGCGTCGGCGCGGTTTCGACCCTGTCCATCTCCGCTTCCAATGAGCTCGGTGACGCCGAATCCGGTCTGATGGCCAGCCTGTTCGGCCCCACCATGGCCGCGTTTATCGGCGGCATGGGCGCCGTCGTCGTGGTCTTCGCCTGGGCCATCATTTTCCCCGAATTGCGCAAGGCGCGCGACTTCAACCCGCCGGAGCCCACGGCAAGCCCTTGA